GCTTTTTTCGTAACCCTCTTTTTTTGTTTGATTTTCCTATCTGCTTCATAAAAGAATTTCCTCAACCCCGTCTCGTTTGGCTGTATATTTTTCGAAAAGGGGAAGATCCCGGCATCTGCATCATCATGGTGCACACAACCATCTTATTAAATAAAAATAAAGAGGTTCGACAAGTACACATTATCAACTAACACGACCAAAAAAGAAAAATACCACAACCGCTTGGTACAATAGAAATACTACATGTCTTAACCACATAATCTATTAGTGTTCCCGCAAAAAAAACTATTAGTGACATGCAGTCAAACCGATTGAATAACGCTTGTGCAACCATCCCTAAACGATTGCAACCAAAGGCCATGAGCTTCCTGGTGTCCCATGCTGAAGTGATGACCACATACAGATCAATATGATGACTCTGAAAATAACCTGCATAAAACTAAAAAAAAGAGACCTGTTAAAAAATACAATCATTCTGGCAATTTCAAATAATTTTAGATACTCATTGTGGGTGACAACATGGACCATACACCAAATCAAAGCGGTAAAAAGGGTGGGAAATATAAGGGAGATGTATCGTTCAGCGGTGTGAatttatttataaagcgggacACAATCTTATTCCTAGAAGAACGAGTGCAACTCATTTGCATCACGCGTGGGAAGAAGGGCTGCGAAATATCATCACATTCTTAATTCAATAAGAAGACCGAAGGTGGAGTAGTATATAATGTTAAGAGGACCGAACCTGCAGGAGAGAGACCAAGTACCAACATCCTGTTATCTTGAACACCGTCTTTCCTTGCAGACCTAGTTCATTGAACTTTCTCATCCATGTGTTTGTGGACAAATTTGTTTGCTAGACAATGAAGACCACCGCACGACGCGACGTAACAAGAAAAATAACCCCTCTTTTTCTCATAAGACAAGCTTGCGCCCGAAGGCTGCTGCACTCCCGTCCCATATTCTGCACCCACAGGGTTCATCATTTCTAGTACCTGATCTTGATTTGCTTGGAAGCATCAGGGGCTCGCTTTCAGGCCATCTTTAAGCTAAGCAATCTCCATTTCCACTCAGTGCTGATTCCATTCCACCGGTCTTGTACCATGTGCATATTTGGAAGGGATCAAACTTGAAACCCCACCTGAATTCATGCATGCGTCGACCACCGGAAAGAGCGAAAAGACTGCacatttcttcttcttcttcttcttcttcttcttcttcttcttcttcttcttcttcttcttcttcttcttcttcttcttcttcttcttcttcttcttcttcttcttcttcttcttcttcttcttcttcttcttcttcttcttcttcttcttcttcttcttcttcttcttcttcttcttcttcttcttcttcttcttcgaaaACGAAACAAGCATGTGTCCTAAATCAAATCAATCTGCAGGACATGGGGATGCATGCTTCTTCCGAGCTAGTCAATCAGTGTACCATACAAGTATTAATAACATTTTGGTTGGTTACGGCATATGATGGCGCCCTGCTCTTGACCTTTTTCCGCTGACAAAATCATGCAAACCCGGTGacgcgtgccccctccccttgaATAATGAAGCATCCCCGTAACTTTCTTAATAGTGGGTGCACCAACTTTCTTCCAAAGGTTTTTGCGTCATTATGCCTAGTAAAATCAGCCAATCAAATAGCAAAGCCAGGTACGGCTAGTCGCAAGGAAACAACCCAAGAAGCAGCCCGGCCGGGCCATGACACCCAACGAAACCATATCTTATCTTATGCAGATTTACATGTCGTGGTCTCCCGGCACGTCGCCTTCAGCGCGCGTGTGCGTTTTTAGGGAGGGGAGGAGCGTGCCCTGCCTTGCAACCCAACCCAGGATTGAACTGGTACTTGGAATCGCATTAGATATTTCATACGGATAAACTTGAACTTCAGAGCTCTGGTGAAGCTTAGGCATCAGCGTCACGTAACGATGACAATTCGGCGCTCGCTCGAGTCGAGTTGGGCGCGTGTCCCGGTCGATCGACGGTACAGCAGTACGTGGTACTTCCGAGCTTTCGTGACCGATTCTTCTCGCATCTGCTGCAGTTCGCGCCGGTACAAGTTGAATCTAGCAAGTTTTGTGCTCCCGTGCTGTGCGGGAGATTGCGGAGCGTTGCTCGTGTGTGGAGTGGTGCACGCTCGAACGTACGGGCGTGCCCCGTATTCTCACGTAAGCTACGCTACGCATGTAGGGGTGGCTAAGTTACTTAATGTATTCTGTGATCCATATTACTTACTTGTTGCTGAAACAGATGTATCTAAACGTATTTCAGTGCTAAATATATCTGTTAAGCAATCAGTAATATGGATCGGAGAAAATATAGTTAATTAATGTACACGGTGGTTTGGTTTGGTCTTCCTGTTGGAGTATAGGCCATCATCACTGCTTGGCGTGGCCGTTAAGTGCAACTTCCtcgccccccttcttcttcttctactccTACAAACTCGAGTGAACGCACGGGGCTCTAGAGATGACTACCACGTGAAAAGAACAGGCCCTCCTCTGGCATCTGCTCTAGGAAAAGCACTACGTGgtgcgacgacgacgacgacgacgatggcgaGGCTGCTGCTCGGGGTCTCGCTCCTGGCCATGGCGCTCGGGCTCGGCTGCTGCGCTTCCATCGCCCCGGCCCCTGAGCCCTCCGACTCCGCCTCCGAGCCCTCCGTCTCAGACGACGGTGCTGCCTTTGCCCTTGGCTCTCTTATATTTTCTTCTGCTTTTCATGCGTGTTCTTCAGTGGCTGACTGCTTGCCGCTGCCTCGTCCTTGCTCCGGGCGGGCGTGCAGTGCGTGCGCTCCTCGCCTTCAAGCGAGCCATCGACGACCCTCGCGCCGAGCTCTCCAACTGGAACACCAGCGAACCGGATCACTGCTGGTGGTCCGGCGTCTGGTGCTCGCTCTCCGACGGCCGTGTGGTGGCTCTGTAAGAATCCCTTCTATTAATTCCTCTTTTTGTTACGCCAGTAGTCTGCTGCAAGATGAAGGAGCCGAGTGCGCCGTTTCTTGAGCATATCTCTGGCTGCCCTTTCTCTGTGCTTGTTCGACTCTTTCAGAGTTTATTATCAGAAACGATATGAACAATTCTTGCTGCACGCTCTCTAGTCCAATGGAACAATCCGGGGGTAGAAGAAGAAGACTCTCTGGGCCAACAGCAGGACAGAATGATGCGTCCAAAGTTCTTCCATGGAAAAGTCTCCGACAGCACAATGAGACATCCAGCTGAAAGCTACCATCATTTTTTTACCTACTTTTACTGTGTGTCTCTCTCCTATCTTCAGTTGACCATAGAAGCACCTACAGAAAACTGACCCGGTGGGTTTGTGGTCCCACCCGCAGAAGCCAATGGAATTCTCAGTTTTCACAAAACAATCTTCAAATCCAAGTGTTGTTTTTTTCTGTGAGGAAAATCCAAGTGTTGATTCTTTTTGTGAGGAAAATCCAAGTGTTACTTGTCCAAAGTCAAAtaagatatactccctccgttctaaaataagtgtctcaagcttagtataattttgtactaaagttagtacaaagttgagacacttattttgggacggggGGAGTATGCGTTAGTTTTGTGTATGCATGCTTTGCTCACGTTAACCAAAAATGTTCAAAATTGCAGTTACTATATGTTTTATATGTTGATAAACTTGATGTTCTTCTCTCATTGTAAGTAAAAAGTGTCTTATTTCTCGCTGCCACTCATTGTCCAGGGAGTTGTCAAACTCATCTCTCTCGGGGTTCCTCGCACCAGAGATTGGATCCTTGACTTCTCTGCAAAAACTGTATGTGCTTGTAACCCTCATTTTTTTACAACATGTACTTCGCCTGCAAGCAACTGAAAGTAACAGGCCTGATGAACTTCTTGCAGCATATTGGATCACAATGCATTCACGGGCTCGATACCGAGAGAAATCGGCAAGCTAAAGAACCTCACAGTGCTGAATCTCAGCACAAATCAACTGGAGGGGCCCATTCCAAGTGAGGCCGGTGACATGCAAAACATCACAACAATGTACTACTCCAGAAGctgtgatcaacttgtgtttctgcTGCCATCATTTACATTTCAAGTTCATAACTCTTCTCCTCTCTTATGCCCTAGAGACCTTCACGCGAATCGGTTGAGTGGCGCTATCCCTCCTGAGCTCGGCAATCTGACAAACCTCAAGGAGCTACGGTTGAGCAATAACAGCCTCACAGGGACTATTCCTGGAAGCAATGATTCCATCGTGTAAGTGCATCTGTTTCAGTCTTTCAGAGTCTTGAAAACCAAATGTCTGTTTTCAGCATGCATGATCTGAATTCTGGAAGGGCGCCGAAGCACGTCTCTTCTCCTGTGAACACAATAAAGCTATTTAGTTAAGAAGTCAGCATCAATCAGCACTGATGCTGTTTCACAATAGTAGTAAGAGAAGATGTCGATATGGTTTATCGTTTCGAAGCAAGCTGGAGGGTGAGACAAGATACAGTGACCATGTTGCCAAAAAAGTCTTTAGCAGATATGCTTCTTCTGTGTGGGCATCAATGGACATTGCATATGAATATGAAATTGTGATTGCTCTTCTCTCAGGGTGTCCACCAAGAAAGAAGATCAGGTTGGTTTGTGTCAGTTAGCTCAGCTAACTGATATAGACCTCTCAAATAACCTTTTAGCTGGAAGTATTCCTGCGTGCTTGGGGCATATCCAAAGGTACATCTTTCTTTTGTGGCTAGCATTTCGGTTAAGTCTATCTGAACTTACCTGTTTTACAGCATTTGAACAGATCAAGCATGGTAGGAAATTGCTTCCACAACAATGACACAAGGAACCGTCCTGACTGGGAATGTACGGTGATGAATCTTTAATGAAGTTTGATCCTATTTTCAGCACCATGATTCCATTAAAAAAATTGCTGTTTGCCGCTGAGTTTCTGTAATTCTACAAGAGCACGTAGACATTACCTGTGGACAGATACATCTAGCAGTTCTCTTATTGCAGTATTTGTTAAAGGAACAACTGCACTAGGGCATTAGGCTAGACTGAAGAATATTCACAGCCATTTGTTCATCTTCAAAAAGTAAAAAGGTGTTAAGCTTTGGGGCTCGAGGCCATTGATGGTGCGGCCATAGGAACTTAAAAATTGCCTGTTCAAAATTAGTAGACATTAGAAAAGTAGGACCTATGCTGCGAATGAGATCATGGGACCTATTGGGGTAGTGGGAATGTTAGTTACGCTTTGCTAAAACAAAGAGAAGAAATTTGCCACTTTGTTCGCTTCCTTCTTGGACCCTTTCTATCACATTCATCCCTTTGTCCCTTAGTTTGATCTCTTGTCCTAATCTTCTTGGGTATTTGTCCAACGTATCCATGTTTTTCCAAGTATTCATTTTTTCTGTCAGATATTTATACCTCAGCGCTGCGGGAAGCAGATCAGAACTGACCTGTGCATTTTAGCAATAAGATATAACTCAAAATGGTCTATACCTACTTTTCTTACTGACATACCAGAACACATTTTTATAATCATACTGGATTGCTTAGACTTACTTAAGTCTCCGCCTGTAATTTAATTTTTCTGAGCAGTGAGTGAGTATATTGAGTCATAATTACAGGTGGAAACAGCATGGATGCAGGCAAGGACAATAACAACACCAGTATTGGTGAAGATGGGCAGAGAGGAAGAGTGATACAGCCACTGTGGCTCCTCATCGTGGAAGTCGTCACAGGAGTTTCAGTGCTCTCCATCTTAACGCTCTGTGCCATCGCTGGCCTCAGAAGACGCAAAGATAGGTCCTCCAGGAGAGGTGTTCCATGGACAAGAGCGCTAAGCTGGAAGGAAAACAACGTGATCTCAATTGGTCAGTGTCTGTCTTCTCACTGACAAATATTGGAGTGTGTACTGCTTTAGTTACAATTTTTCTTTTTGCTTGTGCAGATGATGACCTGCTGGGGAATGTGCCGAAAATAAGCCGGCAGGAGCTCGCCGAGGCCTGCGAAGACTTCAGCAACATAATTGGGTCTTCCCAGGAGACGGTGGTGTACAAGGGGACCATGAAGGACGGCCGGGAGATCGCCGTCGTGTCGATGTCCGCTTCGGTGCACTACTGGACGAACTACGTCGAGCTTTACTTTCAGAAGGAGGTGAGTTGATTGCTCTCCAGCTTGACACTGATGCCAAAGATTTTACACGCCTCTTTGACCATATCTGTTGGTGTCTTGGACCCTCAGGTGGTAGAAGTGGCCAGATTGAGCCACGAAAATGCCGGGAAGATGGTGGGATACTGCAAGTCGTCCGATCCCTTCTCGAGAATGGTGGTCTTCGAGTACCCGTCGAACGGGACGCTCTACGAGCATCTCCACGGTAAGATTTTGGCGGTACTGAAAGCTTTGTAATCTTGCTGCATTTGAGAAGGTGACATATATATATGACTGAATCTTGTTGGTTGGGTGTCTGTCGTGTGCTCTCAGATGTGGAAGGGTGTCAGCTATCCTGGCCGAGGCGGATGAAGATAGCGCTGAGCATCGCGCGCGTGCTCAGACACCTGCACACCGAGCTGCAGCCGCCGTTCGCCGTCGCCGCGCTGGCGTCCAGCTCCGTCTATCTGACGGAAGACTTCTCGCCCAAGGTCGGCCTGTTGGTGCTTGGAGCATGGCGTCTTTGGTGCGGTTGACAGCAAGATGTTAAACAGCTGAGCTGAAATGGGTTTTGATTCTGCAGATAATTGACTTCGAGAGGTGGAGGGGTCTCGTCGGCAAACCCCTCCTGAGCTCCGGCTGCGTGGtgaacggcggcggcgggcaTTCCAACGGCGTCGTGGACTCCCGGCACGTGCGCTTCATGGACGTCCAGGCCAACACCTTCGCCTTCGGCGTGATTCTCCTGGAGCTGATCAGCGGCAGAGCCTCGCTCTCCAAGGACACAGACGACCTGGTGAACTGGGTAGGTGTTCTTTCCTGAATCAAGAGAACTCAGGATTAGCAGCAGCATGAAAAATCTACCACAGAACTATGGAACTAGATCGTACATTTTTATTCatttctccgacaagtatttccggacgaaGGGGGTACGCATGATTCTTGAGAATGATGGATGAGATGTGTGTTTCAGGCGAGGAAGCACTTGGAGCAGGCGGGGGAGTTTGGCAAGCTGGTGGACCCGAAGCTGAGGAGCGTGGGCCAGGAGAGCCTGGGCATCATCTGCAACGTGGTGAACCTGTGCATCGACGCCGAGCCGTCGCGGAGGCCCTCCATGAACATGATCGGGGCCATCCTCGAGGAAGGCGTCGACACGTCCGTCAGGGACTCCTCACTGGCCTGGGCGGAGGCGGCCATCTCCTAGATGACCCTTGTTTGCTTCGCTGCTGtcgtgtgtgtgtgttgtgtgtgtttTGACGGGCGCTGCTGTCGTGTGTTCATAACTTCATATAGACCGCAGCTGCTCAGTGATTAATTTGCCTACGAAGAAGATTGATTTTTGATCCATGTCCACAAGAACAGCGCTAGCataatggagcagttggtagtcttGCTTTCAGGTTTTTTTTGGTCCCACCTTCTCTTCTCTGGTTTTTGTTCGTCACGGTTTTTTTTGGCTGATTTTTTCCGtcccctcccccacccccacgcacgcaaaaaaaaaaaaatcctCCGGTCCAAAATCATCGAGTCTTCTCCTCGATGCCCTAGCGCATCtcaccagcgccgccgccgctccctgCCACACCCACGACAAAACCAATCCCTCGCGTCGAGGGAGAGCACGAAAGGCAGAGCTGCTCCCGCACCCTGCGCAGCGCCGCCGCTAGGAGTATCATGAAATTGACAAGAGCAAGGCAGGAGAGATGCTGGGAGCCAAAATCAATAGCGCCCAGACTGCATGCAGATATATATAGCCTCAACAAGATGAATTGTGAGATTGAGCTCCTTCAGTTTCAGCATAAGCCCCCGCATAAATCATCACCTTTGGAGAAGTGCTTAGTCCCAAACCATTAAGGTTCTGTAACGGCTGGAATTCTCCAAGCTCTGAATCTCTGACGATGATGGGATCCGGACACCCTGATGAAACTACATCCAGTTCAGTACAGTCAGGGGGGTAGGCATGCTTCCAACCGTGTGTTTCTTCAAGGCAAGGTTTGCTATTTGTTGTGTATCAGTCCCAGCAAGTTGTAGTTTGGTTATTCTTGTTCTTTTATTGTTAGTGAAGAAAAATGACAATGTAGTCCCAGGTTTGTGTACGTGAGGTTTTCATGGTCCTTGAGCTGTTGTTACATGCAGGGCCGTGCTTGCCAAGAATCGAAACCGATCCTCCTTGAAGATGGTCCGACCTCCAGTTCATCTATCGAAGGAGATAGTAATACTACTACTGCTGCAACTATCTTGTTGTATCGCTCTGCTTCCATATGCAAAACAATGCATTAACCTGttctttttttgcgggaaaaaTAATGCGTTGATCAATGTATTCTCCATTCCTGATGGTCATATGTTTCGAATTCATAAGATTAGCTATATGAAAGCCATGGTGCATATAATGTTCGTTCCATTTCATAGCGCAGTAGCTCTGGTATGGAAGACTGACGAACATGGGTGAATAAGCTGGGAGGAACGGACAGCACAGGTAAGAGTCCAATCCCCTCTTATTTTGTGGAGAATTTTCAATTCGTCTGACGTTTAGTTGTATGATTTGTCAAACTTTCATTTGCTCATTTGTTCTGTCTTTATTTTTATCTCTATCGAGCTCGATGTCCAACTTCTGTTGTCGTGGGGGCTTCTTGTATGCAAGTAAGAGCATGATGTTGGATCATAGTGTTGATTGGACTGTGGAAATTGTAGGATGATAATATTGTGTTGTTTTGATCTGATCCTCGTGAGGGATTATATAGAATACATGGTGGGGtagagacttggagtacaagacaagaCAATTACTAATTCTATCTCTAACTCAAGCACATTATACTTCTAACATTCCCCCCAAGCCGTAGCGGGCGTGAAGCGGACGATTGCGACTGAATTTGAAGTCTTGTCCTTTTTGCGCCAATATATGTTGTTGAGAGGCACCCATCTTGCTAATTGGTGTGTCAAATTTTACATGGACAGTATAGTTGTGTGATTATTGAGTGGTCCAGTGAGTAGTGTTGCTATATGCAAAGGAATGATAGAATGATGAGTTTGTAAAGTGAGTAAGGGCATATCAATAATTCAACCCGGAACCTGGGCTCAGATGAACCCAGTGAACAGTACCACAATTTAAAATAGAAACAAAGTTCACAAAATTCCAAATATTTTTGTGGTGCAAGATGCTCATGTGCGCGAACTCCGTGATTTTTTTTGTGAAGTTTGGATATTTGAGGAGGTCGTGGAAAAAAAGACAAAATCAGGCGTGAACAATGTGATTTTCAAAAGTTTCTCAGACATTCGAGGCGTGAACAGTGTGATTTTCAAAAAAGATAAATTTCGAATGTCCGAGAAACTTTTGAAAATTGCACTGTTCATGCCTGATTTTTTTTTGCCATGAGCTCCTCGAATATCCAAACTTCACAAAATTTTGCACAGGGTACACATACAGGAGCATCTTACACCACAAAATTGTTTTGGAATTTTTAAAACTTCTTTCTATATAAAATTGCTGTACTGTTCAGGCCCGGGCTCATCTGAGCCCGGGAGCCAAATCGCTGCTCTCCATATCGATAGACTCAGTGCTCTACCTTCTGACATATATAAGAATGTGTGGAGTGTACTACTTATGgatgtaaaaaggaagttttccTGATACATCCATGTAATGGTGGATCGATCGTATGCTTAATAAAGGTAAAAATATTTGTCTGGTTTTCCGCTCATAGGTTGGTCAACTTTTTCTGGTGCCTTGGATCTTTATCCAATTGGCAGGTAGTATCTTTTAATCATCATTATTGAACATACATATGTTAGTTTGCCTGAATATACTTGCACAATACGTACTAAGTAGCCGTTTCTATTTAACTATAATGTTTCACTAACTTGTTAAGCAACTGACACAGCTGACCCTGAGATCCGAGATCTATTTTTTGTACTCATCAACACAATAATCTTTGGTGAATGAAATTTGGAATCAGACCTTTTTTTGGCATTACAACATATGACATGGAAGGACGGCCTTTTCATCCTCCACCAGTCGCCTACAGTATTTTATTTGTCATCAACCATTTCTATGTTTAATTCTCATTTATTGTGAAATGATTTATTTGAGCACTTTAGCGAGCTACTCT
The genomic region above belongs to Triticum urartu cultivar G1812 unplaced genomic scaffold, Tu2.1 TuUngrouped_contig_4746, whole genome shotgun sequence and contains:
- the LOC125528255 gene encoding probable LRR receptor-like serine/threonine-protein kinase At1g63430, whose translation is MARLLLGVSLLAMALGLGCCASIAPAPEPSDSASEPSVSDDVRALLAFKRAIDDPRAELSNWNTSEPDHCWWSGVWCSLSDGRVVALELSNSSLSGFLAPEIGSLTSLQKLILDHNAFTGSIPREIGKLKNLTVLNLSTNQLEGPIPSEAGDMQNITTIDLHANRLSGAIPPELGNLTNLKELRLSNNSLTGTIPGSNDSIVVSTKKEDQVGLCQLAQLTDIDLSNNLLAGSIPACLGHIQRSSMVGNCFHNNDTRNRPDWECGNSMDAGKDNNNTSIGEDGQRGRVIQPLWLLIVEVVTGVSVLSILTLCAIAGLRRRKDRSSRRGVPWTRALSWKENNVISIDDDLLGNVPKISRQELAEACEDFSNIIGSSQETVVYKGTMKDGREIAVVSMSASVHYWTNYVELYFQKEVVEVARLSHENAGKMVGYCKSSDPFSRMVVFEYPSNGTLYEHLHDVEGCQLSWPRRMKIALSIARVLRHLHTELQPPFAVAALASSSVYLTEDFSPKIIDFERWRGLVGKPLLSSGCVVNGGGGHSNGVVDSRHVRFMDVQANTFAFGVILLELISGRASLSKDTDDLVNWARKHLEQAGEFGKLVDPKLRSVGQESLGIICNVVNLCIDAEPSRRPSMNMIGAILEEGVDTSVRDSSLAWAEAAIS